A window of Maioricimonas rarisocia genomic DNA:
CGCCTTGAGTCTCAAGCCTGCGGCACCACGCGGCCCTGCGTCGCTCAATCAGACGCCCGGCCACTCGCCGGTGAAGACTTCAGCCGCAGGGCCGGTCATATAGACCTCGCCCGACTCGGCCCATTCGAGCGTCAGATCGCCGCCCGGCAGATGACAGAGCACCTTCCGCTCGGTCAGACCGTTGAGAACGCCGGCGACCGCCGACGCACACGCACCAGTTCCGCACGCCTGCGTTTCGCCGCTGCCGCGTTCCCACACCCGCATGATCATCTCGGAAGGGGACACGATCTGGATGAACTCGGCGTTGACGCGGTTCGGGAAGGCGGGATGGACTTCGACCTGCGGACCGATCCCGTGCACCCACTCGTCGTTCACCTCGTCGACAAACGTGATGCAGTGCGGATTCCCCATCGACACACAGGTGACGTCGAGCGTCCGGCCGCCGACTTCCAGCGGCGCCTTCACCGGTGGATCGCCCGGGAGCGTCGTGGGGATGCGGGCACTCTCGAGAATCGGCTCCCCCATGTTCACGCGGACCTGCTCTACCAGGCCGTTCTCAACAATCACGCCGACGCTCAGGACGCCGGCACCGGTTTCGATCTCGAGCGTCTCCTTGCGGGCAATCTCGTGGTCGTAGACGTACTTGGCGACGCAGCGGATGCCGTTGCCGCACATCTCCGCTTCGCTGCCGTCCGCATTGAACATCCGCATCCGGGCATCGGCCCGCTCGGAGGGGCAGATCAGAATCAGGCCGTCACCGCCCACTCCCTTGTGGCGGTC
This region includes:
- the dapF gene encoding diaminopimelate epimerase, with product MRFTKMHGAGNDYVYVDCFAQSMPDNPPELARVISDRHKGVGGDGLILICPSERADARMRMFNADGSEAEMCGNGIRCVAKYVYDHEIARKETLEIETGAGVLSVGVIVENGLVEQVRVNMGEPILESARIPTTLPGDPPVKAPLEVGGRTLDVTCVSMGNPHCITFVDEVNDEWVHGIGPQVEVHPAFPNRVNAEFIQIVSPSEMIMRVWERGSGETQACGTGACASAVAGVLNGLTERKVLCHLPGGDLTLEWAESGEVYMTGPAAEVFTGEWPGV